A region of Ursus arctos isolate Adak ecotype North America unplaced genomic scaffold, UrsArc2.0 scaffold_31, whole genome shotgun sequence DNA encodes the following proteins:
- the LSM2 gene encoding U6 snRNA-associated Sm-like protein LSm2 has translation MEKPQRGDKRLQNSGNSSGSRLRGASPPVREEVGRQEDPPLSRLKRPLGSLPPVLPEPRVRRALLPLLRASAALFVAPARFRPAPRAGSHPGCRPAPSPLFPALAFQVRPAARGLSTMLFYSFFKSLVGKDVVVELKNDLSICGTLHSVDQYLNIKLTDISVTDPEKYPHMLSVKNCFIRGSVVRYVQLPADEVDTQLLQDAARKEALQQKQ, from the exons AAAAACCCCAGAGAGGCGATAAGCGTCTTCAAAACTCCGGTAACAGCTCGGGCTCGCGCCTGCGTGGTGCAAGCCCGCCAGTCCGGGAGGAAGTGGGAAGGCAGGAAGACCCGCCCCTTTCCCGGCTTAAGCGCCCCCTGGGCTCTCTCCCGCCGGTTCTCCCCGAGCCGCGAGTTCGCCGCGCGCTCCTGCCATTACTCAGAGCTTCCGCGGCTCTTTTCGTTGCGCCTGCGCGATTCCGTCCCGCCCCACGCGCGGGCTCGCATCCCGGCTGCCGCCCGGCCCCAAGCCCGCTGTTCCCGGCCCTCGCCTTCCAGGTCCGGCCGGCAGCCCGCGGCTTGAGCACCATG CTCTTCTATTCCTTTTTCAAGTCCCTGGTGGGCAAGGATGTGGTCGTGGAACTCAAGAATGACCTGAG CATCTGTGGAACCCTCCATTCTGTGGATCAG tATCTCAACATCAAGCTAACTGACATCAGTGTTACAGACCCTGAGAAGTATCCTCACATG TTGTCAGTGAAGAACTGCTTCATCCGGGGCTCAGTGGTCCGCTATGTGCAGTTGCCGGCAGATGAGGTGGACACACAGTTGCTACAGGACGCAGCAAGGAAGGAGGCCCTGCAGCAGAAACAGTGA